Proteins found in one Oncorhynchus keta strain PuntledgeMale-10-30-2019 chromosome 2, Oket_V2, whole genome shotgun sequence genomic segment:
- the LOC118402452 gene encoding V-set and transmembrane domain-containing protein 4-like — protein MNFSSVMYVLLTRALIAGVCEALNVTVIPGPVVMVSEGENLNLSCLVSQKKRSNSFLVLRWLFSPPPPSFPPLPPSPSPPLPEQLIVKLTMKKIQIYGNYSCRFSQPKFHLYEEREGSTEGEVYGLLVLNVTRRDRGFYTCRVQEIRRHRNSWKASSNGTSAAQLTVYIPLDRSDEGVWRLFGDVYLCAVLLCSLGLLSIFLFTLVLTCQYLHTRHTLKKASYYLVKCPESCSGETVTSSVSSSRLSPGNHRKEKRHKACRRDTPREPETPPHRVDKVPVARERQSPRKPLRLKSQPRRPVRSSVYEEDSLTYAELELVRPRPETPSCSTSPSSLSIPEPLASSPSSSDTVYAQILFREKPL, from the exons GTGTGTGTGAGGCCCTGAATGTGACCGTGATCCCTGGGCCAGTTGTCATGGTTAGTGAGGGTGAGAACCTGAACCTGTCCTGCCTCGTCTCCCAGAAGAAGAGGAGCAACAGCTTCCTCGTCCTCCGAtggctcttctctcctcctcctccctctttccctcctctccctccatcgccatcccctcctcttcctgAACAGCTGATTGTGAAGTTGACCATGAAGAAGATACAGATATATGGGAACTACAGTTGCCGGTTCTCCCAGCCCAAGTTCCAtctgtatgaggagagagagggaagtacagagggagaggtgtaTGGACTGCTGGTTCTGAATGTGACTCGAAGGGACCGAGGGTTCTACACCTGTAGGGTCCAGGAGATACGCAGACACAGAAACAGCTGGAAGGCTTCGTCTAATGGCACCTCTGCAGCCCAGCTCACTG TATACATCCCACTGGACAGGAGCGATGAGGGAGTGTGGCGTCTATTTGGAG ATGTGTACCTGTGTGCAGTGCTCCTCTGCTCCTTGGGACTGCTCTCCATCTTCCTGTTCACGCTGGTCCTCACCTGCCAGTACCTGCACACACGTCATACACTCAAAAAAG CCAGTTATTACCTGGTCAAGTGTCCAGAGAGCTG CTCTGGAGAGACGGTGACCAGTTCAGTGAGCTCCTCCAGGCTGTCTCCTGGAAACCACAGGAAGGAGAAGAGGCACAAAGCATGCAGGAGAGACACACCCAGAGAACCAGAGACACCGCCACACAGAGTAGATAAAG TgcctgtagctagagagagacagagtcccagGAAGCCTCTACGTTTAAAGAGCCAGCCCAGGAGGCCGGTTAGG tcgaGCGTCTATGAGGAGGACAGCCTGACGTATGCAGAGTTGGAGCTAGTACGACCCAGGCCTGAAACGCCCTCCTGCTCCAcctctccgtcttctctctccatccccgaGCCTCTAGCCTCCAGCCCTTCCAGCTCTGACACTGTCTACGCCCAGATCCTATTCCGGGAGAAACCGCTGTAG